In a single window of the Porites lutea chromosome 14, jaPorLute2.1, whole genome shotgun sequence genome:
- the LOC140925063 gene encoding cannabinoid receptor type 1B-like, with protein MVAFASFSHLVVISIDRYIAIKYPLRYQDIVTETRIVISVALAWVFTLLMIINELALALIDSESIYSIYSQVNTLIEIIIMTLFTAAVLWSYGYIYSETRRQVKRLKAEQLPQEEIQRIKKDRKAATTLAIILIALVFTYLPAIITGVLATLPVSNVVPTRLRVIIWSWVALSIMLGSLVNPIIYCWRMKNLRRAFLEILHLRKPENTMPETDIQGTQRNQAGPRGNLAFSLPENGQSVLLSFRQLQVEYIPPIDEANEN; from the coding sequence ATGGTAGCTTTTGCTTCTTTCAGTCATCTGGTCGTGATCAGCATAGACCGCTATATAGCTATAAAATATCCCTTGCGGTACCAGGATATTGTCACAGAGACACGGATAGTAATAAGTGTTGCTCTCGCTTGGGTTTTCACGTTGTTGATGATAATCAATGAGCTTGCTCTGGCTCTAATAGACAGTGAAAGCATCTACTCGATATATTCGCAAGTGAACACTTTGATAGAAATTATTATCATGACTCTTTTCACAGCTGCTGTTTTATGGTCTTACGGTTACATTTACTCAGAGACACGACGACAAGTAAAGCGCCTCAAAGCCGAACAACTGCCTCAAGAAGAAATCCAAAGAATCAAGAAAGACAGAAAGGCAGCTACTACTCTGGCAATCATCCTAATTGCTTTGGTATTCACTTATTTACCAGCAATAATTACCGGGGTACTGGCTACTCTTCCTGTTAGCAATGTGGTACCGACGCGGTTAAGGGTCATAATTTGGAGCTGGGTGGCACTTTCCATCATGTTAGGTTCGCTTGTTAACCCTATAATTTACTGTTGGCGTATGAAGAATCTACGACGCGCATTTCTCGAGATACTTCATCTAAGAAAACCTGAGAACACCATGCCAGAAACAGATATTCAAGGAACTCAGCGAAATCAAGCTGGACCTAGAGGGAACCTGGCTTTTTCTTTGCCCGAAAACGGGCAATCGGTTTTGTTATCATTTCGTCAGCTGCAAGT